In the genome of Salinirussus salinus, one region contains:
- a CDS encoding DUF7537 family lipoprotein, whose product MERYTVVLVLVSALVLAGCAGGLGAETGPSDSTHVSPDQVPGVTNGTLSNASALVEANRNAVTTRGVVLQVNRSSAQGTIDARLVVGANLSTYTISGTGSLSDGQSTTIDQWSNETTRFVRTSSDEKTNYRVLEGHNNRLTILSQVYRFLSAGDFEVANETSGDSNVVLTADSVSAASTSTGDVESFEGRLVVTESGRIQNLSVTATQDGETVTYSYELRQAGVDSVPEPDWIDDVPPGASVQAQLSIDVENNSYLTLKHIRGDVVPSATTVRVESNGTTDTVSLDGSLSAGDTRYVYFDASSQELRVTADRPETRTVSPVTSPASVRIVTEGGAVLHSGSMAWESTSESASGADSSSETMTTESANATAAAITRGCTSKRRPVNP is encoded by the coding sequence GTGGAACGATATACAGTAGTCCTCGTACTCGTCTCAGCACTCGTCCTGGCGGGCTGTGCCGGCGGTTTGGGCGCGGAGACAGGACCCTCCGATTCAACACACGTATCGCCCGACCAGGTACCTGGCGTCACGAACGGGACGCTCTCGAACGCCTCGGCTCTTGTTGAGGCAAATCGGAACGCGGTGACGACTCGTGGAGTTGTCCTTCAGGTCAACCGGTCCTCGGCTCAAGGGACCATTGACGCCCGTCTCGTCGTTGGGGCGAACCTCTCGACGTACACCATCTCAGGTACAGGGTCGCTGAGTGACGGGCAGTCCACGACCATCGACCAGTGGAGCAACGAAACCACGCGATTCGTTCGGACCTCCTCAGACGAGAAGACGAACTACCGAGTCCTTGAGGGGCACAACAACCGGCTCACTATCCTTTCCCAAGTCTACCGGTTTCTCTCGGCAGGCGATTTCGAGGTTGCCAACGAAACGTCCGGTGATAGCAACGTCGTTCTCACTGCGGACAGCGTTTCAGCAGCAAGCACCTCGACAGGTGACGTTGAGTCCTTCGAAGGCCGTCTCGTCGTCACCGAATCCGGCCGGATTCAGAATCTGTCGGTCACAGCCACTCAAGACGGCGAGACAGTGACCTACAGCTACGAGTTGCGCCAGGCCGGTGTCGACAGTGTCCCCGAACCGGACTGGATAGACGACGTGCCACCGGGTGCGAGCGTTCAGGCCCAACTCTCCATTGACGTAGAAAACAACTCATATCTCACACTCAAACACATCAGGGGCGATGTGGTCCCGAGTGCGACGACGGTGCGAGTAGAATCCAACGGGACAACTGACACGGTGAGTTTGGATGGTTCACTCTCGGCCGGCGACACGCGCTACGTCTACTTCGACGCCTCCTCGCAGGAACTCCGGGTGACGGCTGACCGCCCCGAGACACGTACTGTCTCGCCTGTCACCAGCCCGGCGTCTGTTCGGATTGTCACCGAAGGCGGTGCTGTCCTCCACAGTGGAAGCATGGCCTGGGAATCCACGAGTGAGTCCGCAAGCGGTGCCGACAGTTCCAGCGAGACGATGACCACGGAGAGCGCAAACGCAACCGCAGCGGCCATCACGCGTGGTTGCACATCGAAGCGGCGGCCAGTGAACCCGTGA
- a CDS encoding DICT sensory domain-containing protein: MMFDTLFDEVQSHGKRFIVHTRDDEDGLSDRFANHRVTVERRDLPPGRPDPFVAIEDNGEFVGALGLDALEGLLEPPLVRPGDSEEISEGYRALFEVLDGTVFTALGRQDLLAVSREIEDRAFRVGQGTLRVAFQRLSAFEAQVETYRRLAVDTELELHIYGIDDWDPPAIPGVTYHEIAGGLTRYWVLAFDGGAESCALVARAENGRYAGFWTDDLELTGEVLAGLEGV, encoded by the coding sequence ATGATGTTCGATACACTATTTGACGAGGTCCAGAGCCACGGGAAGCGGTTTATCGTCCACACACGAGACGACGAAGACGGCCTGAGCGACCGGTTTGCGAACCACCGGGTCACCGTCGAGCGGCGAGACCTCCCGCCGGGAAGGCCGGACCCGTTTGTCGCTATCGAAGACAACGGCGAATTTGTCGGCGCCCTCGGCTTGGACGCGTTAGAGGGGCTCCTCGAGCCGCCACTCGTCCGGCCGGGTGACTCCGAGGAGATTTCCGAGGGCTACCGGGCCCTGTTCGAGGTACTCGATGGAACCGTGTTCACAGCACTCGGGCGGCAGGACCTACTTGCGGTCAGCCGGGAGATAGAGGACCGTGCGTTCCGGGTTGGCCAGGGAACGCTTCGTGTGGCCTTTCAACGGCTCTCCGCGTTTGAAGCCCAGGTCGAGACGTACCGTCGCCTCGCCGTCGACACCGAGTTGGAACTCCACATCTACGGTATCGACGACTGGGACCCGCCGGCGATCCCGGGGGTTACCTATCACGAAATCGCCGGCGGGCTAACCCGGTACTGGGTGCTCGCGTTCGATGGTGGGGCGGAGTCCTGTGCGCTCGTCGCGCGTGCCGAGAACGGGCGCTACGCTGGGTTCTGGACTGACGACCTCGAACTGACCGGTGAAGTGCTTGCCGGGCTCGAGGGGGTGTAG
- a CDS encoding DUF7344 domain-containing protein, with translation MDERTTEPDPGGQRGDWGVRLSEDDFYRAMASTQRRRVLYILLVQDAATLDDLTTVLAGWEATEAGTMRGADDYRRIRSELHHRDLPVLEDAGLVEYHQATDSITLRPLSDDVASLIARSVEGEQRGD, from the coding sequence ATGGATGAGCGTACGACAGAGCCAGATCCCGGGGGGCAGCGCGGGGACTGGGGGGTGCGCTTGTCTGAGGACGACTTCTATCGGGCAATGGCCTCGACCCAGCGACGCCGGGTGTTGTATATCCTGCTTGTTCAGGACGCGGCCACGCTTGACGACCTCACGACTGTCCTGGCCGGCTGGGAGGCAACGGAGGCGGGCACGATGCGTGGAGCAGACGATTACCGACGGATCCGGAGCGAACTCCACCACCGGGACTTACCGGTCCTCGAGGATGCGGGACTCGTCGAGTACCACCAGGCGACCGACTCTATCACCCTGAGGCCGCTCAGCGATGATGTCGCGTCACTAATCGCCCGCAGTGTCGAGGGCGAGCAACGGGGTGACTGA
- a CDS encoding enoyl-CoA hydratase/isomerase family protein: MAYEHLDYAVEEGIATITLDRPEVYNAFNRPMVLEINEAVRTAEADDGVYAMVLTGAGDGFCAGADTTDMRDWDDATEEEYGAYLWMVQRVVANLRGASTPSVAAVNGPGVGAGCDFALACDLRVMAPESLLREGFVNIGLIPGDGGAWLLPRLVGESKAREYLLTGRDITPEDAVDIGLAVEEAEDALGAARELAAEIRDKPAVAVRRTNDLVDPQRTFEDYCALACEYQWECVTDEEHDEAVAAFNEGREPDYGRSYE; this comes from the coding sequence ATGGCATACGAGCATCTCGACTACGCCGTCGAGGAGGGGATCGCGACGATCACACTGGACCGACCCGAGGTCTACAACGCCTTCAACCGGCCGATGGTCCTCGAGATAAACGAGGCCGTCAGAACCGCGGAGGCCGACGACGGGGTCTACGCGATGGTACTGACCGGCGCGGGCGACGGCTTCTGTGCCGGCGCGGACACCACGGACATGCGCGACTGGGACGACGCCACCGAGGAGGAGTACGGCGCCTACCTCTGGATGGTCCAGCGCGTGGTCGCCAACCTCCGCGGGGCCTCGACCCCATCGGTCGCGGCGGTCAACGGCCCCGGGGTGGGTGCGGGCTGTGACTTCGCGCTGGCCTGCGACCTGCGGGTGATGGCTCCCGAGAGCTTGCTCCGCGAAGGGTTCGTCAACATCGGGCTGATCCCCGGGGACGGCGGCGCGTGGCTGCTCCCCCGGCTGGTCGGCGAGTCAAAGGCCCGGGAGTACCTGCTGACGGGCCGCGATATCACCCCCGAGGACGCCGTCGACATCGGGCTCGCGGTCGAGGAGGCCGAGGACGCGCTCGGCGCGGCCCGCGAACTCGCCGCGGAGATCCGCGACAAGCCGGCAGTGGCCGTCCGGCGGACCAACGACCTGGTCGACCCGCAGCGGACCTTCGAGGACTACTGCGCGCTGGCCTGCGAGTACCAGTGGGAGTGTGTCACCGACGAGGAACACGACGAGGCCGTCGCCGCGTTCAACGAGGGCCGCGAGCCCGACTACGGCCGCAGCTACGAGTAG
- a CDS encoding HD domain-containing protein, producing MDSREGKPIETFTGGRFYPFDPRPAEVRLEDIAGSLAHTCRFGGHCQRFYSVAEHSLYVARELADHGERVQAYGLLHDAGEAYVGDVPRPVKSRLGDFEAVEARIQDAVWEALGLPAPTESEWEAVMAADDRLLAHEADRLLDDGSWATEAPELRYDLDASVPASPSDARAAFLDRARSLLD from the coding sequence ATGGACAGCCGCGAGGGAAAGCCCATCGAGACGTTCACCGGCGGGCGGTTCTACCCCTTCGACCCTCGCCCGGCGGAGGTTCGGCTGGAAGACATCGCCGGGTCGCTTGCACACACCTGCCGGTTCGGCGGGCACTGTCAACGCTTCTACAGCGTGGCCGAGCACTCCCTGTACGTCGCCCGCGAGCTGGCCGACCACGGCGAGCGCGTCCAGGCCTACGGCCTGCTGCACGACGCCGGGGAGGCATACGTCGGTGACGTTCCGCGGCCGGTCAAGTCGCGGCTGGGTGACTTCGAGGCCGTCGAGGCGCGCATCCAGGACGCGGTCTGGGAGGCGCTCGGCCTGCCCGCACCGACCGAATCCGAGTGGGAGGCGGTGATGGCCGCCGACGACCGCCTGCTGGCTCACGAGGCCGACCGCCTGCTCGACGACGGCTCCTGGGCCACGGAGGCACCGGAGCTGCGCTACGACCTCGACGCGTCCGTCCCGGCCTCGCCGTCGGATGCCCGGGCAGCGTTTCTCGACCGGGCGCGGTCGTTGCTGGACTGA
- a CDS encoding amidase, giving the protein MTDDDLVAAVEAAAATYGIDLSEEEREGYALEAEMTEDLLGDLEPTAFESAPAADVEPGDDEHNAFLYRCDLPGADVGPLAGMDVAVKDNIAVAGVPMTCGSAAVDFEPGYHAAVVERLLGAGADLVGTTNMDEFAYHTTSETCAHGPVENPGADGVPGGSSSGSGAAVAAGLVDAALGTDTGGSVRIPASFCGVVGFKPTFRTVPRFGFADLASSLDHVGPLAPDVETAARVLAELNGPDRRDPSTHGTPVPDPTGGLDGDTGASAADYRVGLVTEAQEGADDAVAAAVEDAADGLADAGATVEEVSLPGFGAQPLVNSAVTATEFTTLVAQAGQDYGVGTGYSEAWRAAVAGMDAGELGENVRGRLVVGRALTEATGGAGYVAAQNARHEFHAVVDDRLSEYDALFLSTTPTTAPDFGEVTEDADLLRTIAHTSPFNLTGHPALSVPVEAGGEPVGCQVVTDWYDEATAVALGRAVEAAA; this is encoded by the coding sequence ATGACAGACGACGACCTCGTGGCGGCGGTCGAGGCCGCCGCGGCAACCTACGGGATCGACCTCTCCGAGGAGGAACGGGAGGGCTACGCGCTCGAGGCCGAGATGACCGAGGACCTCCTGGGTGACCTCGAACCGACCGCCTTCGAATCCGCGCCGGCGGCCGACGTCGAACCCGGCGACGACGAGCACAACGCCTTCCTGTATCGGTGTGACCTGCCCGGTGCCGACGTGGGGCCACTGGCGGGGATGGATGTGGCGGTCAAGGACAACATCGCGGTCGCGGGCGTCCCGATGACCTGCGGGTCGGCGGCGGTGGACTTCGAGCCCGGCTACCACGCGGCAGTCGTCGAGCGCCTGCTCGGGGCGGGGGCGGACCTGGTCGGGACGACCAACATGGACGAGTTCGCCTACCACACGACCAGCGAAACCTGCGCCCACGGGCCCGTCGAGAACCCCGGCGCCGACGGCGTGCCGGGCGGCTCCTCCAGCGGCAGCGGCGCGGCCGTCGCCGCCGGCCTCGTCGACGCCGCCCTCGGGACCGACACCGGCGGCTCGGTCCGTATCCCGGCTTCCTTCTGTGGCGTGGTCGGGTTCAAGCCGACCTTCCGGACCGTCCCCCGGTTCGGCTTCGCGGACCTGGCGTCCTCGCTCGACCACGTCGGGCCGCTCGCGCCGGACGTCGAGACTGCCGCCCGCGTCCTCGCGGAACTCAACGGCCCCGACCGCCGGGACCCCTCGACCCACGGGACGCCCGTCCCGGACCCGACCGGGGGGCTGGACGGCGACACGGGCGCCAGCGCCGCGGACTACCGCGTCGGCCTCGTCACCGAGGCCCAGGAGGGGGCCGACGACGCGGTCGCGGCAGCGGTCGAGGACGCCGCCGACGGGCTCGCCGACGCCGGCGCGACCGTCGAGGAGGTGTCGCTGCCGGGCTTCGGCGCCCAGCCGCTCGTCAACTCCGCGGTGACAGCCACGGAGTTTACGACCCTCGTCGCCCAGGCCGGCCAGGACTACGGCGTCGGCACGGGCTACAGCGAGGCCTGGCGGGCGGCAGTTGCCGGGATGGACGCCGGCGAGCTAGGTGAGAACGTCCGCGGGCGGCTGGTGGTCGGCCGGGCGCTGACGGAGGCGACGGGCGGTGCGGGCTACGTCGCCGCCCAGAACGCCCGCCACGAGTTTCACGCCGTCGTCGACGACCGCCTCTCCGAGTACGACGCACTCTTCCTCTCGACGACGCCGACGACCGCACCCGACTTCGGCGAGGTGACCGAGGACGCCGACTTGTTGCGGACCATCGCCCACACCTCGCCCTTCAACCTCACCGGCCACCCCGCGCTCTCTGTGCCCGTGGAGGCGGGCGGCGAGCCGGTCGGCTGCCAGGTCGTGACCGACTGGTACGACGAGGCGACGGCCGTGGCGCTCGGGCGCGCGGTCGAGGCGGCTGCGTGA
- a CDS encoding GNAT family N-acetyltransferase produces the protein MRVRDLAPEDAPALTALYGEYEWWADREQSRVRRALAGSDVAVGVETAGGDLVAAARVLTDRTFYAAVYDVIVATDRRREGVGRALMEGVRDHPVLDSVDGISLLCREGLVPFYESVGFTEFERPVAVPEGGTEQLVRMTYQK, from the coding sequence ATGCGCGTTCGCGACCTCGCCCCCGAGGACGCCCCGGCGCTGACGGCTCTCTACGGGGAGTACGAGTGGTGGGCTGACCGCGAGCAGAGCCGCGTCCGCCGGGCGCTGGCCGGGTCGGACGTGGCCGTCGGCGTCGAGACCGCTGGCGGCGACCTCGTCGCCGCGGCTCGAGTCCTCACTGACCGCACCTTCTACGCGGCCGTCTACGACGTCATCGTGGCGACCGACCGCCGCAGGGAGGGCGTCGGCAGGGCGCTCATGGAAGGGGTCCGCGACCACCCCGTCCTCGACTCTGTGGACGGTATCAGCCTGCTCTGCCGGGAAGGGCTGGTCCCCTTCTACGAGTCGGTCGGGTTCACCGAGTTCGAGCGCCCGGTCGCCGTCCCGGAGGGCGGGACCGAGCAGCTCGTGCGGATGACCTATCAGAAGTGA
- a CDS encoding cysteine hydrolase family protein, whose amino-acid sequence MNLDPDTTALVVVDMQNGFCHPDGSLYAPPSEDAIEPCAGLVERARGAGAQVVYTRDVHPPEQFEDAHYYDEFERWGEHVLEGSWEAEVVDDLPVQEEDHVVEKHTYDAFHQTDLDGWLSARDITDLVFCGTLANVCVLHTAGSAGLRDYRPVLVGDAVGYIEEDHREYALEHADWLFGEVTDRDALSFG is encoded by the coding sequence ATGAACCTCGACCCCGACACCACCGCGCTCGTGGTCGTCGACATGCAGAACGGCTTCTGTCACCCCGACGGCAGCCTCTACGCCCCGCCCAGCGAGGACGCCATCGAGCCCTGCGCCGGCCTGGTCGAGCGCGCCCGCGGGGCGGGTGCACAGGTCGTCTACACGCGCGACGTCCACCCGCCCGAGCAGTTCGAGGACGCTCACTACTACGACGAGTTCGAGCGCTGGGGCGAGCACGTCCTCGAGGGCTCCTGGGAGGCAGAGGTCGTCGACGACCTCCCGGTCCAGGAGGAAGACCACGTCGTCGAGAAACACACCTACGACGCCTTCCACCAGACCGACCTCGACGGGTGGCTCTCGGCGCGCGATATCACGGACCTCGTCTTCTGTGGCACGCTCGCAAACGTCTGCGTGCTCCACACCGCCGGCTCGGCGGGACTGCGCGACTACCGGCCGGTGCTGGTCGGGGACGCCGTCGGCTACATCGAGGAGGACCACCGCGAGTACGCGCTGGAGCACGCCGACTGGCTGTTCGGCGAGGTGACCGACCGCGACGCCCTCTCGTTCGGGTGA
- a CDS encoding Hvo_1808 family surface protein: MRRTALLALVGALLLAGCGGTLAPATDSPDTSTEGPDGPGTATPAEPGPGDGPTVNGTEMADEPRPDPETDRLGWENGYWYNDPLSVENTANLTAEQREAVLARAMARVERVRDLEFNSTVEVSVRSRENASIGGGGDRDPALRSFDNAKFEAAFLIGEDEDSLSVQQESRNQTVAGYYDSEADAIVLVSDSATPTLDGEGTLAHELTHAIQDQRLNLSVQRRVDTRDGYNGVLGLVEGEANTVQQAYTARCGEEWTCLSPPDSGEGGDPSPPPNWGTYFLQFFPYSDGPGFIASLRDGDDWSRVDAAYENPPRSARVVIDPDDYGSFEVEDVELADRATGGWERVRPPDRPDYGRLGRSGLGAMFARTLYDDSNRTSLVAAQEWLNLDGGEVNATDPLNYDLAVTRGWTGDRLHVYRNGEELAYVWRLAWESPADAERFAGAYRALLSYWGGDRVAEGVWVVEDGPFADAFRVTVDGSRVTVTNAPTRAGLDEVRAP, from the coding sequence ATGCGACGGACCGCCCTGCTCGCCCTGGTCGGAGCCCTCCTGCTCGCCGGCTGTGGCGGCACGCTCGCCCCGGCGACCGACAGCCCGGACACGTCGACGGAAGGTCCCGACGGACCCGGCACGGCGACCCCGGCGGAGCCCGGACCCGGTGACGGCCCGACGGTGAACGGGACCGAGATGGCCGACGAGCCCCGGCCGGACCCGGAGACCGACCGGCTGGGCTGGGAGAACGGCTACTGGTACAACGACCCGCTGTCGGTCGAGAACACGGCGAACCTCACCGCCGAGCAGCGGGAGGCAGTCCTCGCCCGGGCGATGGCCCGCGTCGAGCGGGTCCGTGACCTGGAGTTCAACAGCACCGTCGAGGTGAGCGTCCGCAGCCGCGAGAACGCCAGCATCGGTGGCGGCGGCGACCGCGACCCTGCACTCCGGTCTTTCGACAACGCGAAGTTCGAGGCCGCATTCCTCATCGGCGAGGACGAGGACTCGCTGTCGGTCCAGCAGGAGAGCCGCAACCAGACGGTTGCGGGCTACTACGACTCCGAGGCCGACGCGATCGTGCTCGTCAGCGACTCGGCGACGCCCACGCTCGACGGCGAGGGGACGCTCGCGCACGAACTCACCCACGCCATCCAGGACCAGCGGCTGAACCTCTCGGTCCAGCGCCGCGTCGACACCCGCGACGGCTACAACGGCGTCCTCGGGCTGGTCGAGGGCGAGGCGAACACCGTCCAGCAGGCCTACACCGCCCGGTGTGGCGAGGAGTGGACCTGTCTCAGCCCGCCCGACTCCGGCGAGGGGGGCGACCCGAGCCCGCCGCCGAACTGGGGGACCTACTTCCTGCAGTTTTTCCCGTACAGTGACGGGCCGGGCTTCATCGCCTCGCTCCGTGACGGGGACGACTGGTCGCGGGTGGACGCCGCCTACGAGAACCCGCCGCGAAGTGCGCGGGTGGTCATCGACCCCGACGACTACGGCAGCTTCGAGGTCGAGGACGTCGAGCTGGCCGACCGCGCGACCGGCGGCTGGGAGCGGGTCCGCCCCCCGGACCGACCGGACTACGGCCGCCTCGGCCGGTCCGGGCTGGGCGCGATGTTCGCCCGGACGCTGTACGACGACTCGAACCGGACATCACTCGTTGCTGCACAGGAGTGGCTCAACCTCGACGGCGGCGAGGTCAACGCCACCGACCCGCTGAACTACGACCTGGCGGTCACCCGCGGCTGGACCGGCGACCGCCTGCACGTCTACCGCAACGGCGAGGAGCTGGCCTACGTCTGGCGGCTGGCCTGGGAGTCGCCGGCCGACGCAGAACGGTTTGCCGGCGCCTATCGCGCGCTGCTGTCCTACTGGGGCGGGGACCGGGTCGCCGAGGGCGTCTGGGTCGTCGAGGACGGCCCCTTCGCCGACGCCTTCCGCGTGACCGTCGACGGGTCGCGGGTGACCGTCACCAACGCGCCCACGCGGGCCGGGCTGGACGAGGTGCGGGCTCCGTGA
- a CDS encoding Hvo_1808 family surface protein, whose protein sequence is MRRAAVLTLALAALAVLAGCGAVGPADDGELGVENGYSYDDDLSVTTEDGLNGTELTAVKSRAMARLERLRGLEFTEDVPVRVITREQYRANATSTPNRTHQLWNNQVWEGLFLVGEDRNVSAVFDDLRGSTVQGYYSPGRDEIVIVSDSATPRLRRGTLVHELVHALQDQQFGLDESMDTQDRQLAHSAVVEGEANLLTARYQGRCDGEWSCVTVPGGGGGGGSLSNPGVFVVLYQPYASGPGFVAAIEGRGGWDAVDDLHEAYPASTEQVIHPERYPDDEPVDVSVPDRSSAAWDRFDHDPVADTVGEASVYAMLVANGVGETPPSRYSYSHPAADGWAGDALVPYRSGGEYGYVWETAWENPGEAREFHDAYRELLEKRGAVSRGDGVWVIPEGAFADAFRVTREGSRVRVVNAPTAGSLDGVHAE, encoded by the coding sequence GTGAGGCGCGCGGCGGTTCTCACACTCGCGCTCGCCGCGCTGGCGGTACTCGCGGGGTGTGGCGCCGTCGGTCCGGCCGACGACGGCGAGCTCGGCGTCGAGAACGGCTATAGCTACGACGACGACCTATCGGTCACAACAGAGGACGGGCTCAACGGGACGGAACTGACGGCGGTCAAGAGCCGGGCGATGGCCCGCCTCGAGCGCCTGCGCGGCCTGGAGTTCACCGAAGACGTACCCGTCCGCGTCATCACGCGCGAGCAGTACCGCGCCAACGCGACCTCGACACCCAACCGGACCCACCAGCTGTGGAACAACCAGGTCTGGGAGGGCCTGTTCCTGGTCGGCGAGGACAGGAACGTCTCGGCAGTCTTCGACGACCTCCGCGGGAGCACGGTCCAGGGCTACTACTCGCCGGGCCGCGACGAGATCGTGATCGTCAGCGACTCCGCGACCCCGCGGCTCCGCAGGGGGACACTGGTCCACGAACTCGTCCACGCCCTCCAGGACCAGCAGTTCGGGCTGGACGAGTCGATGGACACCCAGGACCGCCAGCTGGCCCACAGCGCCGTCGTCGAGGGGGAGGCGAACCTCCTGACCGCCCGCTACCAGGGGCGGTGTGACGGTGAGTGGTCCTGTGTCACCGTCCCCGGGGGCGGCGGTGGCGGCGGGAGCCTCTCGAACCCCGGCGTGTTCGTCGTGCTCTACCAGCCCTACGCCAGCGGGCCGGGTTTCGTCGCGGCCATCGAGGGACGCGGTGGCTGGGACGCCGTCGACGACCTCCACGAGGCGTACCCCGCGAGCACCGAGCAGGTCATCCACCCCGAGCGCTACCCCGACGACGAGCCTGTCGACGTCTCCGTGCCGGACCGTTCGTCGGCGGCGTGGGACCGCTTCGACCACGACCCCGTCGCCGACACCGTCGGCGAGGCATCGGTCTACGCGATGCTGGTCGCCAACGGCGTCGGCGAGACGCCGCCCTCGCGGTACAGCTACAGCCACCCCGCGGCCGACGGCTGGGCCGGCGACGCGCTCGTCCCCTACCGGTCGGGCGGCGAGTACGGCTACGTCTGGGAGACCGCCTGGGAGAACCCCGGAGAGGCCAGGGAGTTCCACGACGCCTACCGCGAACTGCTGGAGAAGCGGGGGGCGGTATCCCGCGGTGACGGGGTCTGGGTCATCCCGGAGGGGGCCTTCGCCGACGCCTTCCGGGTCACCCGCGAGGGCAGCCGCGTCCGGGTCGTCAACGCCCCGACCGCCGGGAGCCTCGACGGCGTTCACGCGGAGTGA
- a CDS encoding nicotinate phosphoribosyltransferase, which yields MAMEFDIVSPDAIAEGRATDAYFDRTVETLSHAGRNPNVVAEVTANQFPTGEWHLLAGVKDAAALFEGRAVDVEALREGRLFDGGPVLRVEGPYLEFCRLETALLGFLSHATGVATRALRARRAAPDSTVLSFGTRHVHPAIGAMVERSALLGGLDGISNVAAGEVVGREAGGTMPHALVICFGRGNQEAAWRAFDEAVAEDVPRVALCDTYDDEVEEVLRAVDAVEDLDSVRIDTTGSRRGDFRHILRELRWKLEARDEDVGIFASGGLGAEELRELRDVADGFGVGSYVSNADPLDFALDIVEVEGEPAAKRGKLDGKKQVYRTPDGGHHVGLADRPGPADGEPLLEPLVRDGEAVRDFSVAAASERALADADRVGFGDGK from the coding sequence CTGGCCATGGAGTTCGACATCGTGAGCCCGGACGCGATAGCCGAAGGGCGAGCGACGGACGCGTACTTCGACCGGACGGTCGAGACGCTTTCCCACGCCGGACGGAACCCGAACGTCGTCGCCGAGGTGACCGCGAACCAGTTCCCCACCGGCGAGTGGCACCTGCTGGCGGGGGTGAAAGACGCCGCCGCGCTGTTCGAGGGGCGCGCCGTCGACGTGGAGGCGCTCCGGGAGGGGCGGCTGTTCGACGGCGGTCCCGTCCTCCGGGTCGAGGGGCCGTACCTGGAGTTCTGTCGGCTGGAGACCGCGCTGCTCGGCTTTCTCTCTCACGCCACGGGCGTCGCCACGAGGGCCCTGCGCGCCAGGCGGGCCGCGCCGGACTCGACGGTGCTGAGCTTCGGGACCCGCCACGTCCACCCCGCCATCGGGGCGATGGTCGAGCGGTCGGCGCTTCTGGGCGGGCTCGATGGCATCTCCAACGTCGCGGCCGGCGAGGTGGTCGGCCGCGAGGCCGGCGGGACGATGCCCCACGCGCTGGTGATCTGTTTCGGCCGCGGCAACCAGGAGGCCGCCTGGCGGGCCTTCGACGAGGCCGTCGCCGAGGACGTCCCCCGGGTGGCGCTCTGTGACACCTACGACGACGAGGTCGAGGAGGTCCTGCGCGCGGTCGACGCCGTCGAAGACCTGGACAGCGTCCGGATCGACACCACCGGTTCGCGGCGCGGGGACTTCAGACACATCCTCCGGGAGCTCCGCTGGAAGCTCGAGGCCCGCGACGAAGACGTGGGCATCTTCGCTAGCGGCGGGCTGGGTGCCGAGGAACTGCGTGAACTGCGGGACGTAGCCGACGGGTTCGGCGTCGGCAGCTACGTCAGCAACGCCGACCCGCTCGATTTCGCGCTCGACATCGTCGAGGTGGAGGGCGAGCCGGCCGCCAAGCGGGGGAAACTCGACGGCAAAAAGCAGGTCTACCGGACGCCCGACGGCGGCCACCACGTCGGGCTGGCCGACCGGCCGGGCCCCGCCGACGGGGAGCCGCTGCTGGAGCCGCTCGTCCGGGACGGCGAGGCCGTCCGGGACTTCTCGGTGGCGGCGGCGAGCGAGCGGGCGCTGGCCGACGCCGACCGGGTCGGGTTCGGCGACGGAAAGTAA
- a CDS encoding DUF7119 family protein — protein sequence MSGEGPDEAIPTDRESPVGAPVIRGDPSLTGEHAERAVEFDPEDPESLALAAETVRAFADNEAGADDNVLMLRGAAACAALVRGEGSYKDAAARAGEGVTVSFIRKWSRVHDLPQAIRRHVARGEIAPTAAKHIARLSGPDRLHLAWAVLDHDMTVRQVRSVASTVGDGTDIEAALADEGVTLGAFDLRLSPEVYCKLRRQASLDDSRPGELVDDALEGWLEDG from the coding sequence ATGAGTGGCGAGGGCCCCGACGAGGCGATCCCGACGGACCGCGAGTCGCCGGTCGGCGCGCCGGTGATCCGCGGCGACCCGTCGCTGACCGGCGAGCACGCCGAGCGGGCCGTCGAGTTCGACCCCGAGGACCCCGAGAGTCTCGCGCTCGCGGCGGAGACGGTCCGCGCGTTCGCCGACAACGAGGCCGGGGCCGACGACAACGTCCTGATGCTCCGGGGGGCGGCGGCGTGTGCCGCGCTGGTGCGCGGCGAGGGCTCCTACAAGGACGCGGCCGCCCGCGCCGGTGAGGGCGTCACCGTCTCATTCATCCGGAAGTGGTCGCGGGTCCACGACCTCCCCCAGGCGATCCGCCGTCACGTCGCCCGCGGGGAGATCGCGCCGACGGCCGCGAAACACATCGCCCGCCTCTCTGGCCCCGACCGGCTCCACCTCGCGTGGGCCGTGCTGGACCACGACATGACCGTCCGGCAGGTCCGCTCGGTAGCGAGCACCGTCGGCGACGGGACCGACATCGAGGCGGCGCTGGCCGACGAAGGGGTCACGCTCGGGGCGTTCGACCTCCGGCTCTCCCCGGAGGTCTACTGCAAGCTCCGCCGGCAGGCCTCGCTTGACGACAGCAGGCCGGGCGAGCTCGTCGATGACGCGCTCGAGGGCTGGCTCGAAGACGGCTGA